gTGCGAATTGGTTTTGTTTTTTGATTTATCAACTTCCTGATTGCTCCTCATATTTCTTACATTCCAATTTAAATATTCTACTCAatacatattaatttatttttggatAAATCGTATTGATAATTATCtaactattattaaattttttcggtcatccaattataaaaaattataaatgaattttttttattgtccGCCATTAAATTACTACCAAAAAgataatttggtaatttttaaaatttatataatatcaacTTTAACTCTTAACATTTatacattatgtcaatttagtattTGATTCTAAACaatttaaccctcaaaatttatacattgtgtaatttggtctttttGTAGTTTTGCTTCTTATTTTTTCGTGAGAGAAAagattactattattatttgggatttttttgtatttttatttttagtatattttagatcaaatttAGTTGCTAAGTTTGTTTTTTAGCTTTTTaagcaaaaagaagaagaagaagaagaagaagacaaaactataaaaaggactaaattatactatgtataaattttgagagttaatttatttagaattaagattaaattgatataacATATAAATGTTAAAAGGGCTAAAGTTATTGTATATCAAATTTAAAAGGCATCACATCATCTTCCTATTAACTATTTACCTCAAGTGaccaagaaaaaaattaaatagttgaataatcattttataatttttcataattaaataaaaaactgaTCATCAATTGCGTAATTAGCAATGAAGTTTACCTTTAATCTCTTGAGATGCCATTCAAATAAATCCTAAATTCTATTATCCAATGTAATAAAAACATTATTGGAATGAAATATATTATTTGACTCGGTCAAATCAATGATAAAAAACCAGAAGCTCATTTGCTGAAAGCTCAACATTGCTAAAACTTGTAGCAAATCcattaaagttataataaaatcAGTGGCCTCAAAgtactttttattattatcttattttgaaaCAACTTATTACATGATGATTAATAATGTAACAATAATCTCcaaatgaaacaaataaacatcCACCATTGCAGATCAGTGTTGATAAATATACAGCTGTGTACGTTGATTAAGCTCCGAACAACCTGGAGACCATCGTTAAATGCTTTCAGTGAGTTTTCATACATTACAGAATATGGAAacataataatccaaaaaaagaaaacatcatttctACCTTTGAAGTCGTGACTGCGATCGCTTGGTGCTGCATAAATGGAACATGTGTAGATTTGTTAATTGGTTTTTTTCCCAGAAATCTTTAATAGTAGAAATTATATTACTCAGACTcgggttttaaaaaaaagggtttttaatggaagtTAGACATGCCTCGGTGTAGGTTGTGGTTTGGCTGCTGGCTTTGAGTCTGGTTGCTGAGTTTCATCACTTGCTAAAGGAACATTTTTTACCtgtaaaatgtttttttaatattaataaacagATATAAAATCAAAGCAATGAAAGGTGAACCAGCAATAgagaaagatatatatatataccagatTCCTGAACATTAGAttataaaatgcttgaatgtaTCTCTGTTTAGCTTGTTTCTGATCTTTGTTCAATTGTTTCCAAAACCTATACATGCATCCCATATTCAATACCTTGTTTGCATATATTTTCCAGGTATAGCtacaagccaaaaaaaaaaaccaagtcagCGCTTTAATATTGCAAAAGAAATGAGCAGCCATGGTTGTAACTTGTTTTATTACCATTCATTTATGCGTTTCAATCCATCGGCTGAGAACTGATTCCAATATGCAGGATTGGTTTTGCATTTCTCAAAGAAATCAGCAATTTTGTTGCTTGATTCATCTCCATTTGTGGGATTAATATGGAAACCGGAAACTCCGTCCACGATGATCTCGGCAGGGCCTCCTTGATTGGTTGCGAAGGTCGGCAAACCGCAGTTCATTGCTTCGATCACTGTAAGACCGAATGCTTCATATAAAGCTGGCTGAACAAATGCACCCTTTGTATCGGCAATGCAACGGTAGAGTTCGCCGTTTCGGTTACGGTCTGTCTGCGCGGCTATCCATCGGATTTGGCCCTTGAGTTGGTATTTCTCTATGAGTGCGTGCATCTTTTTTATTTCAGCCACTTCTTCTCTATCTTTTGATTTAGAGGGATTAAAGAAGGCTCCTACTATTACAAGGTTGACCAAGCTTCTTAGCCTTTTGTTTTTACCGTACCATTCAGTTAATCCAGTCAAGTTCTTCACTGTATCCAGTCTTGCCATTGAGAAAATTATAGGTTTCTTCCTGTCTGCTAGATAACCACTGTTTTGAAGCAAAATAATTCAGTAAGATGTTGAATAATCCCAAGTGATTTGAAGCAAAATATAATTCAATAGACCTTCACTTACATGTGTTCATCATTATCCACTTTACTGTACAGAAGTTCTTCAATTGCAGGATGAAATGATGTGAATCGTTTTCCGGTCTCCGTATACGGGAAATACACAGATTGATCGGCACCGGGAGCAGCGATGTTGAACTTAGGGTCATAAACATTGATGCCTGAAACAACTCTACAGAGCCCTGGGAGTGTAAATGCAGCATGGCTCTCATATTGTCCAGGTCTCTCTTTGCTGCAAACAACATGATTGAATTCAATGTCACAAATCATGGTAAAATAAGTTACAAGTGAGCAATATTGGATCtggtacttcaagaaaaatgaacaGTTGGAGTTCGATATGGCTAATTCTCTAACCTCCCTGCAATCTCCTGGTATGTGCTTGCTATAATGAAATCTGCAGCATTCATTGCAATTGTATCAGCAATGAATTGACATGAAAAATGATACTTTGGGTCAAGTTCCTTCCACTTGATGTCTGAATCCTCGTATTTCGTCTTCTCTAAAGCATGCGCAATCGTAGCCTACATAGAAATACTTGTTAGAAATTagcatgtgtgtgtgtgtgtgtgtgtgtgtaattTCAACAGACACCTGTGTTATCCCGAGTTTGCTAGCTACTAGAGATGATACTAAGTTCCCATCAGTGTAGTTTCCAATAATAAGGTCTGGTTTACCCTCCATTGCATCCAAGATCTTGGATGTAACATCCTAATGATATCCAAATAAAAGTGGGTAGTTAGTAAGACCAAAATGGAAGCAGATGGATGAGTAGAGAGATCTACACATGCCTGAGCAAACGTCTCAAGATAAGGATAAATGTCGAAACGCGAAACCCATCGGCGTAGGATACCAGTTTCAGTCTTGAAAGGCACTCGGAGGATCTGACTGTATTTGGTGCCGATGACGGGCTCCCACTCTTGGTTGCACTTAGTTCCTCGGGCATCAGGTATGAGTCTTGTGACCTATTATGCTTAAATATTACCATTCATCAAGCACCATTCAGGCTAGAAACTAACTGTAAATTGCTACTATTGGGGAGAAATTTGTATTCACCACTAAGATTTGAGGCTTAATATTGAGGCCTTGGGATTTGATTTTGAGAACCAATTCTTCCTCCATGGCCCTCACTTGATCCAAAATATAAACAACCTGTCCACCAGTGTCTGGCAAACCAAGCACATCTGATTGTCCAAAATATCCATGAGGAGAGAAGATTACAACCTTGAATATGGTGGGAAGTTTGCTAAAAAGCTTCTCCAAATTCTGTGGATCAGGTGCTTGCAACACTTCCGAGAGTGACCGTATCGTTTCATGCACTCTTTCAACCGTGTCACCCCACCCTCTCTCGAATCCCCACTCCTTGAACCTgcaacaaaatttaaacacatactAAGCAATCATCAAGCATGATAGAACCATATCTTTTTCTATTCTGTTTTTACCTTAGCTCAATACTCTGGTATGGGGTATCCCGAGGAAGATCTGAGAGGGAAACTTCAGCTACTATAAGAGCCAATTGAAGCTTTGCTGCTGTGTTAAGTATCTCGTTTATCATAAGTTTCTGCAGGTTGAGAAAACAACCATTAATTTGCATTTTATcgtacatatatgtacatatgcatatatttatatatatagatatacctCTCCTTGATATTCGAGTGAGAGTAAGTAATCTACAAGGGGCTGGGCATTATCCACAGATCCACTTAGTTTAGAAGTAATGTACTTTGACACAAAATTAAGTCCTTTTCCAATAGAAGAAGCCAATGTTAATTTTGGCATCGAGAAATCAAATGCTTCAAAATCCACCTCTAATGCATTTTCATCTTTCGACCTGTAGTATTCATTAAACACTTAAATACACACACACGGACATAAACACATACACCTTTTGAAGATACAATACCATAGCATAAATTGACATACCAATTCTCATCGGCGGTCGTCTCTTTGAGTTTCAAGTACTCGGCGGAGGATATTTGTTTGACGTCGGAGAGATCAACGGAGTTCACCTTAACAAACTCCCAACATCCCGGAGTCGGTCTTACGGCAAAGGTAACATAAGGTGGAGTAACAACCGCTTCCTGCAAATTATAAAACACctcataatctttcaaaaaacgtcattttccatttctttttttgCATGTGATAAACTTACCTGAGCTGAAGAAAACATGGTGCCCAAGGTCTCATTTTTATCATCCATTACTTTTTCAAATTCATCCCTCAATTCATGGGCTTTCAAAATCCTTTTTCCTTTCTCCATGTACTTAGAAAAGCAACGTTTCATGTAAGACTGGCTCTGCTTCAAGGCATTGCGTATGTTGTAAGCTATGGAGTCACTAAGCTTCCCGGTCGATGTAGACGtcattttttgtttcttctttaatATGCAATACTAGTttgttcatacatatatatatatggttgggGTTGGGGTTGGGGTTATGGTATATGATAAAGTGCAGATGGGGGAtaggaataatgaaatatatgcaaatgcatgaagagaagaaaaagaagattcGAATGCAATGCTAGTCTTAATCAAATCAAGGAAAGAATTTGTGTAAGAAGAAACTTAGGCCACCCGAAGGAGAAAAAAGTTGAAGGGCATtgctttattcttttcttttcgtgGATGTCAGTCTAACAACACAAACAAACGTTCAGACATGTTCCACTCCTAACACAATCGTAACTCAAATTCCTTTTGTCTCAATTAATTATTGTGTTTATAATTATAATCTTAATTATAACTCAAGCGaattttttatatcatttatgatgaattaaattgaaaataaatttatactttgtaacaaaaattaagaaaaaagggTGAggtttatttttgaataattaagtgatttaaatgaaaatttatgaatactttaataattattttataattttttgaagttaagtgattAATACGTAgcctttttaataatttaataaatttaaatgtaGTTTACACTGTtttattatataatgtttattcttttaaaaaataaactcttAAATAAGCTAGTTATCCTCTTAATTACTACAATATCAATCCTgctaaagaaaaagaataaattacaattttttgtcatttttaatttaaattcgcATGAGTTAGTATTTAATAAAactaaatattcaaaaatttaaattttttgttatttttggaaaaCGCAGATTAACATAACTACGCAAGCTTATTGATTAAGTTGAACTTATCCTTTCTCCTGCGTTTGTCATCGAATTCGGTTTGAAATTCCTTTTCTTGGAGGCTGGGTCTCTTTGATTCATATTTTTACTTTGaaaaatatatcataaacttaaaaaattaaacttcaaggttaaaaataatacttaaaatagcaaatcaaattaatatacaaataaataacttgagaagaATGAAATAATAAGAATTTGGTATCAAATCATTCATATTTGCCCAAGATTTGCAATCCCACGAATTAAAATAAAGGCTTCAAATTTCAGTTATATTGATCCATATTGTAGATTGTTAAACTGAAGCCCATTTAAGCGCTCatcaatatataataatatatttttattaagattttaaatatagataattcaacataattttcaatatttacatatacatatataattatataattagttttttaaatgaaaaaacatatattatataaaagtaaaagCAAGCTGAAAAACAACAATCAATGAAGGGAATGACCAATTAAAATTCAAGTCAATAGGTTTACTCTAGCGTCTTACAACTTTATTAAAAGAGTTAATTATAGGAACATCACAATCTATATGTAacgaatatgataaaaataacataatatataaaatttcgtaaattattttttaatacttttcGAATTAATATGAGgataagaaaaaaatttgatatagattttaaatataagcctaacaaaataaaatttatattaatactaTAGTCAAACCTAAACTAAATCAAACTCATAATCAActctaaataaattaaattttatttactcTTCTAAAAACGCCCACTAACCATtggaattgaaaatatataatccTATATCCGAATCATCAAAAGAGAAAAAGACCTCATTCTAAATTAGCAAAAGGAAGAACGTTTGATCAAATTACCGGTCGGTATTAGTAGAAAAACTCAAATTATAGACAGTTGCATATAAAATTAAATACCATCTATTCtaaatctaattaaattttctcatatcaaaaatattcataaaagaagaaaaagaaattcatGCACTACGAGCCAACCTCTCTCGAAATTCCTCTTCGGATTTTTGTCTTTCAAGCCTCCAAATTTCCTTGCACCGATTGATAAATTCCTCTGCTTTCACATCAACTTCCCTTGACAGTGGAATGCCCTCTTCGTCACTTGGATCCTCCCATATTTCATCGTTGTTGTTAAAAAACTCCATCTCTGATGTAATTGTATGAACAACTTCTTTTCCAATAACTGGAAGAGGTTCGACATAAGCTGTATGGTTtatgaaggtttttttttttcgattttggGATTTTGTAAGACGTTTGATTTTTACTTTGGGTTGAAATAGTAAAACTAAGTTCTTCCACAATTTCTTGGGCACCATTTTCTTCTTCAAGAGATTAAACATGGCTTTTGCAATCAAATTTTGGCTAATTATCTAAAATACATGTCTATTTATTCATTtctaaagcatattataaactGGAAAGATTTCACATCAAAATTAgaaagattttatttcttcatttttagttttgtttCCATACtagtatatttaaatattatgaaattataaaaagagGAAAGATTTCACATCAAAATTAGAAGCTTTATGTTTCTTTATTACTTTCACAACTAttttaaattggaaataaaaatgGGTAACTTCAATTCTTTTggcaaaattaaactaaaattaagaggaaatccattttttttaaaaaaatttcccattCATGATTTTATAATCTTAATCATTAAACCCAACTTAAATGGAGAAATTAAATATTTGCATTAAAACAAGGTCTGTTAAAAAAAATCCACTTCATTAAAAATTCCGCATCAATTTCACATGTCAACTgtaaaattggaaataaaatataaataatctcTAATAGAGGCAGTTTAGTGTCAAAAAGAGAAACACTATTC
The Gossypium hirsutum isolate 1008001.06 chromosome A07, Gossypium_hirsutum_v2.1, whole genome shotgun sequence genome window above contains:
- the LOC107899372 gene encoding sucrose synthase 5, with translation MTSTSTGKLSDSIAYNIRNALKQSQSYMKRCFSKYMEKGKRILKAHELRDEFEKVMDDKNETLGTMFSSAQEAVVTPPYVTFAVRPTPGCWEFVKVNSVDLSDVKQISSAEYLKLKETTADENWSKDENALEVDFEAFDFSMPKLTLASSIGKGLNFVSKYITSKLSGSVDNAQPLVDYLLSLEYQGEKLMINEILNTAAKLQLALIVAEVSLSDLPRDTPYQSIELRFKEWGFERGWGDTVERVHETIRSLSEVLQAPDPQNLEKLFSKLPTIFKVVIFSPHGYFGQSDVLGLPDTGGQVVYILDQVRAMEEELVLKIKSQGLNIKPQILVVTRLIPDARGTKCNQEWEPVIGTKYSQILRVPFKTETGILRRWVSRFDIYPYLETFAQDVTSKILDAMEGKPDLIIGNYTDGNLVSSLVASKLGITQATIAHALEKTKYEDSDIKWKELDPKYHFSCQFIADTIAMNAADFIIASTYQEIAGSKERPGQYESHAAFTLPGLCRVVSGINVYDPKFNIAAPGADQSVYFPYTETGKRFTSFHPAIEELLYSKVDNDEHIGYLADRKKPIIFSMARLDTVKNLTGLTEWYGKNKRLRSLVNLVIVGAFFNPSKSKDREEVAEIKKMHALIEKYQLKGQIRWIAAQTDRNRNGELYRCIADTKGAFVQPALYEAFGLTVIEAMNCGLPTFATNQGGPAEIIVDGVSGFHINPTNGDESSNKIADFFEKCKTNPAYWNQFSADGLKRINECYTWKIYANKVLNMGCMYRFWKQLNKDQKQAKQRYIQAFYNLMFRNLVKNVPLASDETQQPDSKPAAKPQPTPSTKRSQSRLQRLFGA